The genomic window GAAATGGATGTGACATGACCGCTAGGAGTGTCGCTAGGTTCCTCTTCCCTAAAGGTGTAAAAGATAATAAAGTCAGCGGAATACACTATAAACACTATAATTAAGAAATTCCCAAACTTGGAGAGGAATATGAGGAGAGAGACTTACATCTTGGCAAGAATGTATCCTACAATCCTCCCCTTTGGGTCAACAGCGACATACGACAGCTCCGGCCATGTCAAAGCGTGGTAAAGATCTATTGGAGGATTTATCAGCTCAAGAAACCCTTCCACGCCCCGTGTTCCTTCCCATATTTTCGCAACAAGGTCCCACAACATATACTGATCCGTATGTCGCAACGACCGATTCTTGAAGATAGCCGTCGAGCATGAAATGGGATTACTGACAATATTTGAAAGTGTAGTTCTCTGGTAAGTTAAGAAGGTTGGCATTTTGCATACCAAGGAGGTCGTCTATCTGTATGGATGCCAAGTTGTATGTAACAACAATCAGACGTCAGTCGGTTCCAGTCAAAGGATAATCGAATGGTGAATAAAGGCGAGCATACGTACCGTTGCTTGTCGAATGTCCATTTTGCTTCAAACGTTTATGTTTTGGATTGCCTGAAAGGTTAAATGATTAGGCCGTGGGTATATGTATTTGCTATGCAATTATGAGCTGCTGTTCGAAAATAATAAGACGGATGATGTCGAACGAACACTTTAGCAACGAAGGGAAAATATATTGGCCCATAAGTTTTCCGTGTAAACACGGATATTCTTGTCGCAAATCAAGCTGGTCATACAATCTTGACAAcaataataattaatatAAATTCCTGAATTAAGCACCTTGGCAGATGAAGTTGTGGGTCTAAAATTGCTGGACGGAATCAAACCCATCCCTCCGCTCTTTCGATTGACTTACACGGTTTACAATTGTACAGTTCAACTTGGGTCTTTCATCCATTTATCTGTTTTCTTGTGGTCCGTCTCCGACAATGTCAGCTCAAGATGTGCGctccatcctctcccttcccCCATCCGCTCCAATCCCAACGCTCGCCAGCTCACGGAAAATCCCTGCTCCGCGCAAACCCGACGGTATCACCCGTGAACTCTACGCTCTCATTGGAGACAATGCACCTTCACTTGCAGATGCCCAGGCGAGTCTGGCCGCAGTTAAGTACAGGGAGAAGCCAGCTAtgaaagggaagaaggttCATTGGTGTGTTGTTTTGGAAAGGCATTGTTGTGCCGCTGCTGATATGTATGATGATATGAAGGGAATGGACAGAGTTTACGCCGGCTGCGAGGAGTGACAACCCTGTACGGCTAAGACACTGGGCCTGCATAACTGATTCCGATCCTAATGCTTCCGGTGAGCAATCATATGTTACGATTATCCAACATCTCTAACCTCGACCAGTTGAATACTTTGGCAAATTCAACCTCCACGGGCCATCAGTCATGGAATACTCGCAGTTTGAATACGATCAACATCTTGTCGACCCTAACTGGACGCTGCAAGAAACAAAGTATCTGTTTGAGCTGTTGAAGGAATACGATTTGAGGTTTATCATTGCGGCCGATCGGTATGCGTATATCTCGCCtgaaggagaaaaaaggGTGCGAAGTGTCGAGGTGAATTGCTTCAGAGTATAATTTACCAGCAAGCAGAGCAACTGGCTGATTACAATCCCTAGGATATGAAAGACCGATATTACACTATCTGCCGAAGACTCGTCCGAACACGAACCGCATCCGATCCCGTACATCAACAACATCTCATCCAAGCGTACGCATTTGACAAAGCTCGGGAAATCAAGCGCAAACAATACGCGTCTGACCTCTTTCATCTCACTCCGGCCGAGATTGCGGAGGAAGAAGCGCTCTATGTGGAGATCACGAGGATGCAACAAAATGAGAGGCGATTCCGAGCGGACAGGGATGAGTTAATGAGGAGTGTTATGGGGCTGGATAGTGGGTTGATGGAAGTTGATCAAGCGGCGATGGAGAATGCTATCGGTGTTGACAAGGTGTGTTCTATATTCCCTTACTGTTTTAACAATGTATTGACCTGTCACAGAACAAAAAGAAGCGGAAGGCAGAGGACGAAAGTGCCGCCCCATCTCCCGCTCCTACACCCAAGAAACCAACACCCAACGCAAGCTTTGATAACTCGCGCTGTATTTACCACCTTCCTGCACCTTCTAACACCAATTCCCTTACTTCCCATCTCTCCCAAAAGCATCCTCCGCACCAACAGGCTTTCCTCCGCGGTTCTCGTTTACCACTTCCTAAACCGACCGCCGCTGGACGTATCGCGGACTTGCTTGCCGAGCTGGGTCTCTCCGCGAAGAGGCTTGTCATGCCTACAAGGCAAAATTTGGAAGTATTTGAGGGACTGCTAAATGCAGCAGCGGCTTTAGTGGAAATGAGGAGGCAAGTGAATAGGGTAGAGCAAGAGTTGAGGGTAGTGAGGATGCAAAATGAGGGGCTGATGCCTGTTACGACAAATCCGAATGCGAGAGTCAAAGGCGAGGCTGGTGTGGCTGTGGGAGGAAGCGAAGggatggtgaagatggGTACACACATGAAGGAGAGTTAAAGCCCTAACCCATTATTACTCGTTTTATGATGGAATCGTGCAGCGTAGATCCGGAGCTTTCTGATATTGGTTTGGTCGATTCCTCTATTTGGGATGGCTATAAAAACCCCTAATTCTGATAATGAAGGATTAGGTAAAGGGCTGTTAGGCTTTCGGCGGAGGTAGTTTTGGTTGGATCGAGTACCGTTCGATAGCTGTACATCTTACATCTTAGGAGCATGTTAATACAAGCGTATGGCTAGGGTCGACTATTAAATGGTGGATGAAGATATTATTTTGTTGTGCAAGAAATTGGTCCATTTCTCTTGGGTAGATAAATATTTATCTATAGTTAAAAGCCGTTCAGTCCAATAAGAG from Cryptococcus gattii WM276 chromosome E, complete sequence includes these protein-coding regions:
- a CDS encoding uncharacterized protein (Similar to TIGR gene model, INSD accession AAW43735.1) yields the protein MSAQDVRSILSLPPSAPIPTLASSRKIPAPRKPDGITRELYALIGDNAPSLADAQASLAAVKYREKPAMKGKKVHWEWTEFTPAARSDNPVRLRHWACITDSDPNASVEYFGKFNLHGPSVMEYSQFEYDQHLVDPNWTLQETKYLFELLKEYDLRFIIAADRYAYISPEGEKRVRSVEDMKDRYYTICRRLVRTRTASDPVHQQHLIQAYAFDKAREIKRKQYASDLFHLTPAEIAEEEALYVEITRMQQNERRFRADRDELMRSVMGLDSGLMEVDQAAMENAIGVDKNKKKRKAEDESAAPSPAPTPKKPTPNASFDNSRCIYHLPAPSNTNSLTSHLSQKHPPHQQAFLRGSRLPLPKPTAAGRIADLLAELGLSAKRLVMPTRQNLEVFEGLLNAAAALVEMRRQVNRVEQELRVVRMQNEGLMPVTTNPNARVKGEAGVAVGGSEGMVKMGTHMKES